One genomic segment of Strix aluco isolate bStrAlu1 chromosome 7, bStrAlu1.hap1, whole genome shotgun sequence includes these proteins:
- the LOC141926024 gene encoding uncharacterized protein LOC141926024 isoform X1: MWQPHQRVRGMAGASSASEDAAETIAIDSNNQPKSPLEKFMVRLCTHHQKQFIRVLNDIYTEVQPDSEGQQLSESESMEASTCGSGCSQQSTENQDKGATCTESKPPSSSDPGQLGSDGPLHVTGQAPKQPAELKSLDRAESSSPALRRDFELPVTRLRSASPKDSCTQGYLSTLNSSALNFHHAAKSLEGQQAAGHEQEAGVRKCEDSKEQLAGKTFVEGYISVKVANVNGSEDSLDGCLGSQKSSFRALPEESWDPGFAVTPPRRADKENTLQCSSKASLLQDLDAKEQDARPKQENHLHAMAKGKAGCHLHPADKGPLDKSKEGWLPAGAAPAAHRTPGGHPRAKAASLRSTRKSKKTSGLRINDYDNQCDVVYISQPITECHFESQRSVSSRKTARKSTRGYYFNGECCELPTVRTLVKSSRVEERGSSPALRTETLVSAKPPLALSVGGSAGAGREGEKRVSLRLLAKGAPTSRETKERAEPAPVQSWDTRALRSREATMAVPFFSLSAPPSPQKEDSSAGSPPSGSPPAEGGGTSAGGTVPWEAGSSLGSSGDGSGGGQAADFAALPISEAPSGEEGCPGSNVQTDPALPTSPEPKSPLQPSAAADTAPLAHDGARDPAQLPSAGDAEPCGLCLSEPSPRSPGQQAPDEPPVTMDGESPPEPPTTLECMDLNKSIDAEPEAELLGMVGDSSPEQEEAVPASTALPEISEGEAVENNSPAGEKEPVEEEMLPEPDGSDTAGNDSVSSKDSLDKKRKKGRRALVASDRCLRSQQSQSPAEDNAEDAVSSSSVQLPCLQIKLSKSPGAKRFKREVHLDGAASVHFPNDCFPSVLLKTSEGPGTGQAQESITEQQPAEENGVTTRQTYKSILAKETAAEGENSSKDNPPANSSQSQPGEMLEISVQADSEKTSILLPPESSVPANDAEQVDVKPDDASVKDEESSDSAMDTGKLENYEPVANSPPCPSNRGGSKHLPAKAAKHKKVALQFYNLRHAHAPIDTAKKSTQGKESMQAIPKPRDESNSGNDDSPALEDIDMADSKPKFMEWCAEEENQELIAEFNAQYMKVQKGWIQLEKEVQPTPKVKNKADKLKEIWKSKKRTRKSRGSLEVQKLSPVQMLFMKAFKLSDICQWFLETTETRSLVIVKKLNTRLPGEIPPIKVPMQKYSSSSLYPSSLQAERLKKHLKKFAATTPARNNLKNQKLWAKIRENTDKVEAEEATTPSQTSPTDVGTEDLSEDKTIQPAPSLPTQASTRILRKYSNLRGKLRAQHRMVKAEKKSDGPGDHPSLESKQSRKSVCINPLMSPKLALQIKADAFPAKSPSVDGMGKGRKGKSRSQEDPLSKADLQLNRKKRMLKESGSTQERSGSSTKDKLPAKKASKIKHSEVSAKTPATRKQAAMERSNKLARKMSLKEKRAPKRQLEKVRLSLRKGKENTSRRAVLPPGHEELAKSLKQKPLGESSTRSQKMANKKPSGGKTLTRSMKKMQESSGSQGKRKLRAKVDCSHSKRSRLDLK; encoded by the exons ATGTGGCAACCCCACCAGCGGGTCAGGGGCATGGCAGGAGCAAGCTCCGCAAG TGAGGATGCAGCAGAGACAATAGCAATAGACTCTAACAATCAGCCGAAGTCTCCACTGGAAAAGTTTATGGTCAGACTGTGTACACATCACCAGAAGCAATTCATTCGTGTGCTAAACGACATATACACTGAAGTACAACCAGACTCTGAAGGCCAGCAGTTGTCTGAATCTGAGAGCATGGAGGCCTCTACTTGTGGCTCTGGTTGTAGCCAGCAAAGCACTGAAAATCAGGATAAGGGTGCTACTTGTACTGAATCAAAGCCCCCTTCTTCCTCGGACCCAGGACAGTTGGGGTCCGATGGCCCCCTGCATGTTACGGGACAAGCCCCGAAGCAGCCAGCGGAGCTGAAGTCTCTGGACAGAGCAGAGAGCTCCAGTCCTGCTTTGAGAAGGGACTTCGAGCTCCCCGTCACCAGGCTTCGTTCTGCTAGTCCAAAGGATAGCTGCACCCAAGGATACCTCAGCACGTTAAACTCTTCCGCTTTGAATTTCCATCATGCCGCAAAGAGCCTGGAAGGGCAGCAAGCTGCTGGACACGAGCAAGAAGCCGGTGTCAGAAAGTGTGAGGACAGTAAAGAGCAGCTAGCAGGTAAGACTTTTGTGGAAGGTTATATCTCGGTCAAAGTGGCAAATGTGAACGGCAGCGAGGACAGCTTAGATGGCTGTCTGGGGTCCCAAAAGAGCTCTTTTAGAGCTCTGCCGGAAGAGTCCTGGGATCCCGGCTTTGCGGTGACCCCTCCTCGCAGAGCCGACAAAGAGAACACTTTGCAATGCAGCTCGAAAGCATCTTTGCTCCAGGACTTAGACGCAAAAGAACAAGATGCGAGACCAAAGCAAGAAAACCACCTGCACGCCATGGCCAAGGGCAAGGCAGGCTGCCACCTGCACCCGGCCGACAAGGGCCCGCTCGACAAGTCCAAAGAGGGCTGGCTGCCCGCCGGCGCCGCGCCAGCCGCCCACCGGACCCCTGGCGGGCACCCCCGCGCCAAGGCAGCCTCCCTCAGATCCACTCGGAAGAGCAAGAAGACGTCGGGGCTGAGGATCAACGACTACGACAACCAGTGCGACGTGGTCTACATCAGCCAGCCCATCACCGAGTGCCATTTCGAGAGCCAGCGGTCGGTGTCGTCCCGCAAGACGGCGAGGAAGAGCACGCGGGGGTACTACTTCAACGGGGAGTGCTGTGAGCTCCCGACTGTCCGCACGCTAGTTAAGAGCTCCCgggtggaggagagggggagCAGCCCAGCACTGCGAACAGAGACCCTCGTGAGCGCTAAGCCGCCCCTGGCGCTCTCAGTGGGGGGCTCTGCGGGGGCTGGACGGGAAGGTGAGAAGAGGGTTTCCCTGAGGCTCCTGGCTAAAGGGGCACCAACCAGCCGAGAAACGAAAGAGAGAGCTGAGCCGGCCCCTGTGCAGTCCTGGGATACGCGGGCGCTGCGGTCGAGGGAAGCCACCATGGCTGTgcccttcttctccctctctgctccacccAGCCCCCAGAAAGAGGACAGCTCAGCTGGCTCACCACCTTCTGGCTCCcctcctgcagaaggagggggGACGAGTGCAGGAGGCACCGTCCCCTGGgaggctgggagcagcctgggcTCCTCTGGGGATGGCAGTGGTGGCGGGCAGGCTGCCGATTTTGCTGCCCTTCCCATCTCAGAAGCACCCAGCGGGGAGGAAGGTTGCCCAGGCTCCAATGTACAAACAGATCCGGCTCTCCCCACCAGCCCAGAGCCAAAGTCCCCCTTGCAGCCCTCCGCTGCTGCGGACACAGCACCCCTGGCCCATGATGGTGCCAGGGATCCTGCCCAGCTTCCAAGTGCAGGGGACGCGGAGCCCTGCGGGCTGTGTCTGTCAGAGCCCTCCCCACGCTCTCCAGGCCAACAGGCTCCCGATGAGCCCCCTGTCACCATGGATGGGGAgagccccccagagccccccaccaCCTTGGAGTGCATGGATTTGAACAAAAGCATTGATGCTGAACCAGAAGCCGAATTATTGGGTATGGTGGGTGACAGCTCCCCTGAGCAGGAGGAGGCTGTGCCGGCCAGCACAGCCCTCCCCGAAATCTCTGAAGGGGAGGCAGTGGAGAATAACAGCCCAGCAGGTGAAAAAGAGCCTGTTGAAGAGGAAATGCTGCCTGAACCTGATGGTTCAGACACTGCAGGGAATGACTCTGTGTCTTCCAAAGACAGTCTAGACAAGAAGCGAAAGAAAGGCAGGAGAGCGCTTGTGGCATCGGACCGGTGTCTCCGAAGCCAGCAATCTCAGTCGCCTGCTGAGGACAATGCTGAGGATGCTGTTTCTTCCAGCTCTGTGCAGCTTCCTTGCCTTCAGATCAAACTCTCCAAGAGTCCTGGCGCTAAGCGGTTCAAGAGAGAGGTGCACCTGGATGGGGCTGCATCCGTGCACTTCCCAAACGACTGCTTCCCCAGTGTGCTGCTCAAAACCAGTGAGGGGCCGGGCACTGGCCAGGCTCAAGAGAGCATCACTGAGCAGCAGCCAGCTGAGGAGAATGGTGTCACTACCAGACAAACCTATAAAAGCATCTTAGCGAAAGAGACTGCGGCAGAGGGAGAAAATTCCTCTAAAGACAACCCCCCTGCTAACAGCAGCCAAAGTCAACCGGGTGAGATGCTGGAAATCAGTGTCCAGGCTGATTCTGAGAAGACAAGCATTCTCCTCCCTCCGGAGAGCAGTGTGCCTGCAAATGATGCCGAGCAAGTGGATGTGAAACCAGATGATGCCAGCGTAAAGGACGAGGAGAGCTCTGACAGTGCCATGGACACAGGCAAGCTGGAGAACTATGAGCCAGTGGCCAATTCACCTCCATGTCCCAGCAACAGAGGTGGAAGCAAGCATCTTCCAGCAAAGGCTGCAAAGCATAAAAAGGTCGCCCTGCAGTTTTATAACTTAAGACACGCACACGCACCCATAGACACTGCAAAAAAGAGCACACAAGGGAAGGAGTCTATGCAAGCGATCCCCAAACCGAGGGACGAAAGCAATTCAGGGAATGATGACTCCCCAGCACTGGAGGACATAGACATGGCTGACAGCAAACCAAAGTTCATGGAGTGGTGTGCTGAAGAGGAGAACCAGGAGCTCATTGCCGAATTCAACGCCCAGTACATGAAAGTTCAGAAAGGCTGGATTCAGCTGGAAAAGGAGGTGCAGCCAACTCCCAAGGTAAAGAACAAAGCCGACAAACTGAAAGAGATttggaaaagcaagaaaaggacACGGAAAAGTAGAGGCTCGCTGGAAGTGCAGAAGCTTTCACCTGTCCAGATGCTGTTTATGAAGGCCTTTAAGCTGTCCGACATCTGCCAGTGGTTTCTGGAGACAACTGAAACCAGGTCTCTAGTGATCGTGAAGAAACTGAACACCCGTCTCCCAGGGGAGATCCCCCCCATCAAAGTTCCAATGCAGAAATATTCCTCCTCCAGTCTCTACCCCAGCTCACTGCAAGCCGAACGTTTGAAAAAACACCTCAAGAAGTTCGCTGCCACTACCCCAGCTCGGAATAACCTGAAGAACCAAAAGCTTTGGGCTAAAATTCGAGAGAACACTGATAAAGTGGAGGCTGAAGAAGCCACCACTCCCAGCCAGACATCTCCCACTGATGTTGGCACCGAGGACCTGAGTGAAGACAAAACCATCCAGCCTGCCCCCAGCTTGCCCACGCAGGCCAGCACCAGGATCCTGCGCAAGTACTCCAACCTACGGGGCAAGCTGCGAGCCCAGCACCGCATGGTGAAGGCGGAGAAGAAGAGTGATGGTCCGGGGGACCACCCATCGCTGGAGAGCAAGCAGAGCCGGAAGAGCGTGTGCATCAACCCGCTGATGTCTCCGAAGTTGGCCTTGCAGATCAAAGCAGATGCCTTTCCTGCTAAATCTCCATCAGtggatgggatggggaaggggcgGAAGGGGAAGAGCAGATCCCAGGAGGATCCCTTGTCCAAAGCCGACCTCCAGCTCAACAGGAAGAAGAGGATGCTGAAGGAGAGTGGGAGCACCCAGGAGCGGTCTGGCTCCTCCACCAAGGACAAGCTGCCTGCCAAGAAGGCCAGTAAAATAAAGCATTCGGAGGTCAGCGCAAAAACTCCTGCCACCCGAAAGCAGGCTGCCATGGAGAGGAGCAATAAGCTGGCtagaaaaatgtctttgaaagagAAGAGAGCCCCGAAAAGGCAGCTGGAGAAGGTGCGGCTCTCCCTGCGGAAGGGCAAGGAGAACACGAGCAGACGGGCTGTGCTGCCCCCCGGCCACGAGGAGCTAGCCAAGTCCCTGAAGCAGAAGCCCCTGGGAGAGTCCTCCACGCGGTCGCAGAAGATGGCCAACAAGAAGCCCAGTGGTGGGAAGACCCTGACAAGGTCCATGAAGAAGATGCAGGAGAGCAGCGGGTCGCAGGGCAAGAGGAAGCTGCGGGCAAAAGTGGACTGTTCGCACAGCAAACGCTCACGACTGGACCTGAAATAG
- the LOC141926024 gene encoding uncharacterized protein LOC141926024 isoform X2, with translation MVRLCTHHQKQFIRVLNDIYTEVQPDSEGQQLSESESMEASTCGSGCSQQSTENQDKGATCTESKPPSSSDPGQLGSDGPLHVTGQAPKQPAELKSLDRAESSSPALRRDFELPVTRLRSASPKDSCTQGYLSTLNSSALNFHHAAKSLEGQQAAGHEQEAGVRKCEDSKEQLAGKTFVEGYISVKVANVNGSEDSLDGCLGSQKSSFRALPEESWDPGFAVTPPRRADKENTLQCSSKASLLQDLDAKEQDARPKQENHLHAMAKGKAGCHLHPADKGPLDKSKEGWLPAGAAPAAHRTPGGHPRAKAASLRSTRKSKKTSGLRINDYDNQCDVVYISQPITECHFESQRSVSSRKTARKSTRGYYFNGECCELPTVRTLVKSSRVEERGSSPALRTETLVSAKPPLALSVGGSAGAGREGEKRVSLRLLAKGAPTSRETKERAEPAPVQSWDTRALRSREATMAVPFFSLSAPPSPQKEDSSAGSPPSGSPPAEGGGTSAGGTVPWEAGSSLGSSGDGSGGGQAADFAALPISEAPSGEEGCPGSNVQTDPALPTSPEPKSPLQPSAAADTAPLAHDGARDPAQLPSAGDAEPCGLCLSEPSPRSPGQQAPDEPPVTMDGESPPEPPTTLECMDLNKSIDAEPEAELLGMVGDSSPEQEEAVPASTALPEISEGEAVENNSPAGEKEPVEEEMLPEPDGSDTAGNDSVSSKDSLDKKRKKGRRALVASDRCLRSQQSQSPAEDNAEDAVSSSSVQLPCLQIKLSKSPGAKRFKREVHLDGAASVHFPNDCFPSVLLKTSEGPGTGQAQESITEQQPAEENGVTTRQTYKSILAKETAAEGENSSKDNPPANSSQSQPGEMLEISVQADSEKTSILLPPESSVPANDAEQVDVKPDDASVKDEESSDSAMDTGKLENYEPVANSPPCPSNRGGSKHLPAKAAKHKKVALQFYNLRHAHAPIDTAKKSTQGKESMQAIPKPRDESNSGNDDSPALEDIDMADSKPKFMEWCAEEENQELIAEFNAQYMKVQKGWIQLEKEVQPTPKVKNKADKLKEIWKSKKRTRKSRGSLEVQKLSPVQMLFMKAFKLSDICQWFLETTETRSLVIVKKLNTRLPGEIPPIKVPMQKYSSSSLYPSSLQAERLKKHLKKFAATTPARNNLKNQKLWAKIRENTDKVEAEEATTPSQTSPTDVGTEDLSEDKTIQPAPSLPTQASTRILRKYSNLRGKLRAQHRMVKAEKKSDGPGDHPSLESKQSRKSVCINPLMSPKLALQIKADAFPAKSPSVDGMGKGRKGKSRSQEDPLSKADLQLNRKKRMLKESGSTQERSGSSTKDKLPAKKASKIKHSEVSAKTPATRKQAAMERSNKLARKMSLKEKRAPKRQLEKVRLSLRKGKENTSRRAVLPPGHEELAKSLKQKPLGESSTRSQKMANKKPSGGKTLTRSMKKMQESSGSQGKRKLRAKVDCSHSKRSRLDLK, from the coding sequence ATGGTCAGACTGTGTACACATCACCAGAAGCAATTCATTCGTGTGCTAAACGACATATACACTGAAGTACAACCAGACTCTGAAGGCCAGCAGTTGTCTGAATCTGAGAGCATGGAGGCCTCTACTTGTGGCTCTGGTTGTAGCCAGCAAAGCACTGAAAATCAGGATAAGGGTGCTACTTGTACTGAATCAAAGCCCCCTTCTTCCTCGGACCCAGGACAGTTGGGGTCCGATGGCCCCCTGCATGTTACGGGACAAGCCCCGAAGCAGCCAGCGGAGCTGAAGTCTCTGGACAGAGCAGAGAGCTCCAGTCCTGCTTTGAGAAGGGACTTCGAGCTCCCCGTCACCAGGCTTCGTTCTGCTAGTCCAAAGGATAGCTGCACCCAAGGATACCTCAGCACGTTAAACTCTTCCGCTTTGAATTTCCATCATGCCGCAAAGAGCCTGGAAGGGCAGCAAGCTGCTGGACACGAGCAAGAAGCCGGTGTCAGAAAGTGTGAGGACAGTAAAGAGCAGCTAGCAGGTAAGACTTTTGTGGAAGGTTATATCTCGGTCAAAGTGGCAAATGTGAACGGCAGCGAGGACAGCTTAGATGGCTGTCTGGGGTCCCAAAAGAGCTCTTTTAGAGCTCTGCCGGAAGAGTCCTGGGATCCCGGCTTTGCGGTGACCCCTCCTCGCAGAGCCGACAAAGAGAACACTTTGCAATGCAGCTCGAAAGCATCTTTGCTCCAGGACTTAGACGCAAAAGAACAAGATGCGAGACCAAAGCAAGAAAACCACCTGCACGCCATGGCCAAGGGCAAGGCAGGCTGCCACCTGCACCCGGCCGACAAGGGCCCGCTCGACAAGTCCAAAGAGGGCTGGCTGCCCGCCGGCGCCGCGCCAGCCGCCCACCGGACCCCTGGCGGGCACCCCCGCGCCAAGGCAGCCTCCCTCAGATCCACTCGGAAGAGCAAGAAGACGTCGGGGCTGAGGATCAACGACTACGACAACCAGTGCGACGTGGTCTACATCAGCCAGCCCATCACCGAGTGCCATTTCGAGAGCCAGCGGTCGGTGTCGTCCCGCAAGACGGCGAGGAAGAGCACGCGGGGGTACTACTTCAACGGGGAGTGCTGTGAGCTCCCGACTGTCCGCACGCTAGTTAAGAGCTCCCgggtggaggagagggggagCAGCCCAGCACTGCGAACAGAGACCCTCGTGAGCGCTAAGCCGCCCCTGGCGCTCTCAGTGGGGGGCTCTGCGGGGGCTGGACGGGAAGGTGAGAAGAGGGTTTCCCTGAGGCTCCTGGCTAAAGGGGCACCAACCAGCCGAGAAACGAAAGAGAGAGCTGAGCCGGCCCCTGTGCAGTCCTGGGATACGCGGGCGCTGCGGTCGAGGGAAGCCACCATGGCTGTgcccttcttctccctctctgctccacccAGCCCCCAGAAAGAGGACAGCTCAGCTGGCTCACCACCTTCTGGCTCCcctcctgcagaaggagggggGACGAGTGCAGGAGGCACCGTCCCCTGGgaggctgggagcagcctgggcTCCTCTGGGGATGGCAGTGGTGGCGGGCAGGCTGCCGATTTTGCTGCCCTTCCCATCTCAGAAGCACCCAGCGGGGAGGAAGGTTGCCCAGGCTCCAATGTACAAACAGATCCGGCTCTCCCCACCAGCCCAGAGCCAAAGTCCCCCTTGCAGCCCTCCGCTGCTGCGGACACAGCACCCCTGGCCCATGATGGTGCCAGGGATCCTGCCCAGCTTCCAAGTGCAGGGGACGCGGAGCCCTGCGGGCTGTGTCTGTCAGAGCCCTCCCCACGCTCTCCAGGCCAACAGGCTCCCGATGAGCCCCCTGTCACCATGGATGGGGAgagccccccagagccccccaccaCCTTGGAGTGCATGGATTTGAACAAAAGCATTGATGCTGAACCAGAAGCCGAATTATTGGGTATGGTGGGTGACAGCTCCCCTGAGCAGGAGGAGGCTGTGCCGGCCAGCACAGCCCTCCCCGAAATCTCTGAAGGGGAGGCAGTGGAGAATAACAGCCCAGCAGGTGAAAAAGAGCCTGTTGAAGAGGAAATGCTGCCTGAACCTGATGGTTCAGACACTGCAGGGAATGACTCTGTGTCTTCCAAAGACAGTCTAGACAAGAAGCGAAAGAAAGGCAGGAGAGCGCTTGTGGCATCGGACCGGTGTCTCCGAAGCCAGCAATCTCAGTCGCCTGCTGAGGACAATGCTGAGGATGCTGTTTCTTCCAGCTCTGTGCAGCTTCCTTGCCTTCAGATCAAACTCTCCAAGAGTCCTGGCGCTAAGCGGTTCAAGAGAGAGGTGCACCTGGATGGGGCTGCATCCGTGCACTTCCCAAACGACTGCTTCCCCAGTGTGCTGCTCAAAACCAGTGAGGGGCCGGGCACTGGCCAGGCTCAAGAGAGCATCACTGAGCAGCAGCCAGCTGAGGAGAATGGTGTCACTACCAGACAAACCTATAAAAGCATCTTAGCGAAAGAGACTGCGGCAGAGGGAGAAAATTCCTCTAAAGACAACCCCCCTGCTAACAGCAGCCAAAGTCAACCGGGTGAGATGCTGGAAATCAGTGTCCAGGCTGATTCTGAGAAGACAAGCATTCTCCTCCCTCCGGAGAGCAGTGTGCCTGCAAATGATGCCGAGCAAGTGGATGTGAAACCAGATGATGCCAGCGTAAAGGACGAGGAGAGCTCTGACAGTGCCATGGACACAGGCAAGCTGGAGAACTATGAGCCAGTGGCCAATTCACCTCCATGTCCCAGCAACAGAGGTGGAAGCAAGCATCTTCCAGCAAAGGCTGCAAAGCATAAAAAGGTCGCCCTGCAGTTTTATAACTTAAGACACGCACACGCACCCATAGACACTGCAAAAAAGAGCACACAAGGGAAGGAGTCTATGCAAGCGATCCCCAAACCGAGGGACGAAAGCAATTCAGGGAATGATGACTCCCCAGCACTGGAGGACATAGACATGGCTGACAGCAAACCAAAGTTCATGGAGTGGTGTGCTGAAGAGGAGAACCAGGAGCTCATTGCCGAATTCAACGCCCAGTACATGAAAGTTCAGAAAGGCTGGATTCAGCTGGAAAAGGAGGTGCAGCCAACTCCCAAGGTAAAGAACAAAGCCGACAAACTGAAAGAGATttggaaaagcaagaaaaggacACGGAAAAGTAGAGGCTCGCTGGAAGTGCAGAAGCTTTCACCTGTCCAGATGCTGTTTATGAAGGCCTTTAAGCTGTCCGACATCTGCCAGTGGTTTCTGGAGACAACTGAAACCAGGTCTCTAGTGATCGTGAAGAAACTGAACACCCGTCTCCCAGGGGAGATCCCCCCCATCAAAGTTCCAATGCAGAAATATTCCTCCTCCAGTCTCTACCCCAGCTCACTGCAAGCCGAACGTTTGAAAAAACACCTCAAGAAGTTCGCTGCCACTACCCCAGCTCGGAATAACCTGAAGAACCAAAAGCTTTGGGCTAAAATTCGAGAGAACACTGATAAAGTGGAGGCTGAAGAAGCCACCACTCCCAGCCAGACATCTCCCACTGATGTTGGCACCGAGGACCTGAGTGAAGACAAAACCATCCAGCCTGCCCCCAGCTTGCCCACGCAGGCCAGCACCAGGATCCTGCGCAAGTACTCCAACCTACGGGGCAAGCTGCGAGCCCAGCACCGCATGGTGAAGGCGGAGAAGAAGAGTGATGGTCCGGGGGACCACCCATCGCTGGAGAGCAAGCAGAGCCGGAAGAGCGTGTGCATCAACCCGCTGATGTCTCCGAAGTTGGCCTTGCAGATCAAAGCAGATGCCTTTCCTGCTAAATCTCCATCAGtggatgggatggggaaggggcgGAAGGGGAAGAGCAGATCCCAGGAGGATCCCTTGTCCAAAGCCGACCTCCAGCTCAACAGGAAGAAGAGGATGCTGAAGGAGAGTGGGAGCACCCAGGAGCGGTCTGGCTCCTCCACCAAGGACAAGCTGCCTGCCAAGAAGGCCAGTAAAATAAAGCATTCGGAGGTCAGCGCAAAAACTCCTGCCACCCGAAAGCAGGCTGCCATGGAGAGGAGCAATAAGCTGGCtagaaaaatgtctttgaaagagAAGAGAGCCCCGAAAAGGCAGCTGGAGAAGGTGCGGCTCTCCCTGCGGAAGGGCAAGGAGAACACGAGCAGACGGGCTGTGCTGCCCCCCGGCCACGAGGAGCTAGCCAAGTCCCTGAAGCAGAAGCCCCTGGGAGAGTCCTCCACGCGGTCGCAGAAGATGGCCAACAAGAAGCCCAGTGGTGGGAAGACCCTGACAAGGTCCATGAAGAAGATGCAGGAGAGCAGCGGGTCGCAGGGCAAGAGGAAGCTGCGGGCAAAAGTGGACTGTTCGCACAGCAAACGCTCACGACTGGACCTGAAATAG